A single genomic interval of Struthio camelus isolate bStrCam1 chromosome 9, bStrCam1.hap1, whole genome shotgun sequence harbors:
- the PLSCR5 gene encoding phospholipid scramblase family member 5, which yields MASQEPQGQINPIFKDYLPGSSDLPEQNKPVEVTSAWEQTSHSHNLPPGLEYLSQLDRIIIHQQVELLEAILGRETCSKYEIKNHLGQRVYFAVEENGCFDRNFCSPIRSFTIRIADNTGREVITVNRPLRCNSCWFPCFLQELEVQSPPGTVAGYVVQKWDPFLPKFTIQNESKEDVLKIIGPYATCGCFEDVDFEVKALNEMSTIGKISKYWSGFVNDVFTNTANFGIQVPVDLDVRIKAVMIGACFLIDLMFFENSLDGL from the exons ATGGCCTCTCAAG AACCTCAAGGACAAATAAACCCAATCTTTAAGGATTATCTCCCTGGTTCTTCTGATCTTCCTGAGCAGAATAAGCCTGTTGAAGTGACGAGTGCCTGGGAGCAAACATCACACTCTCATAATTTGCCACCTGGTCTGGAGTACCTGAGCCAG ctggacCGAATAATTATTCATCAGCAGGTGGAGCTTCTTGAAG CCATACTCGGCAGAGAAACCTGcagcaaatatgaaataaaaaaccaTTTGGGACAAAGAGTTTACTTTGCAGTGGAAGAAAATGGTTGCTTTGATCGTAACTTCTGTTCGCCTATACGGTCTTTCACCATAAGGATTGCTGATAACACGGGCCGAGAAGTGATTACAGTGAATAGACCCTTGAGATGCAACAGCTGCTGGTTCCCATGCTTCCTGCAAGAG tTAGAAGTTCAGTCTCCACCAGGCACAGTAGCTGGATATGTTGTCCAGAAGTGGGACCCCTTTCTGCCTAAATTTACTATACAGAATGAAAGTAAAGAAGATGTACTAAAAATAATTGGCCCATATGCAacttgtggctgttttgaagaTGTTGACTTTGAG GTAAAAGCTCTCAATGAAATGTCAACAATTGGCAAAATTTCCAAGTACTGGTCTGGATTCGTAAACGATGTATTTACCAACACTGCCAACTTTGGGATCCAGGTCCCAGTAGATCTTGATGTGAGAATCAAGGCAGTAATGATTGGTGCTTGTTTTCTTATC GACTTAATGTTCTTTGAAAATTCTTTGGATGGATTATAA